The proteins below are encoded in one region of Syntrophotalea carbinolica DSM 2380:
- a CDS encoding NAD-glutamate dehydrogenase domain-containing protein: protein MTTTESASQPIEVLHGTAERALRILAQRHAGRRLQSLTLLAQRLTERAAPAAIAELGEQALAGLLEQMLEMLKSCVQEEAVALHPLAKPGRYWLVACVVDVPYLFDAVVGFIKQRVLRFRVVSHPLLNVRMAEGKVRLVRGDRKVSRLSLMVFELQSFLPEESPELVDDVRRLVQGMTRLAEDQPALKQRLESLQDFAAADGYGAFWRWLQAGNFEPVAYRCLDIRLRGDGELVLYQQHDATVGFIPGDWEVFPETGQCLCEMPMPFRQRMLRHETVTVVPGEQPSPVRPEEPLLFLALRENVDPELCREHVFAGMPTPQGRMQGNMGLPPLRRRIQQVLQSLGIRPHCHDWRKTMEILDGFPTIELFLIQRVELTRIVRALTQLYRDGTVKVVAVPGLAAGWLTLVIMLPRRFYSADNLHRMEIYMQRYLRTDQLSLRMGQGGADTVTLQVRCPLVTGHEQFDGSRLERALTRIGRSWEEKCGLLLEKLHGPVEGARLTSRFVPLFSREYRALVHPRFAVRDIKALDTLLARKREHFALWGPLPGPGGQHLLQYYGMRALPLGEIMPVLEDLGLEVETNVDFQIDRDQQRYFIHSIAVRLPPCHDGAASIHDLLLDALQALRDGYAESDILNRLVTIGGMSWRQIHVLRAYRDYLLQLGHPFSRGDVGRALVTHVATARLLYSYFEARFRGPGEVQALRQKEAGQLPALRQSMVSALSEVKDLRQDTILRMLFNLIDATVRTNFFLCEERPCYPLSFKIASMGIIDLSAPRPLYEIFVHSPLMMGIHLRGGKVARGGIRWCDRHEGMRDEVLGLMNTQMIKNALIVPVGSKGGFIVKHLSEHREKVQKQVAQAYEDFIRGMLDVTDNLKGGAARRHPQLVAYDDHDSYLVVAADKGTAHFSDRANHISAEYDFWLGDAFASGGSHGYDHKKLGITARGAWVSVRRHFSELDADSTDRSLTVIGIGDMSGDVFGNGLLQSDTVRLLAAFDHRHIFLDPDPDPARAFRERQRLFALPRSSWADYDPQAMSAGGGVYPRNSKDIPLSAPVRRWLGTRQRSTDGPGLIRMILAAPADLLWNGGIGTYIKADGETHQEVGDHANDDVRIDARDLRVKVVSEGGNLGFTQRARVAYGLGGGRINTDAVDNAGGVACSDREVNLKIFMRQLLESGQLASRDERDRMLEAVSEEVCQAVLDDCGRQGLCLSLDQARCGDRLESFFAQMETLANAGILDPEAHYLPTLKQTMARSEPVLARPELAVLMAYSKMQMYHAVLQGDLPETAFGQRCLREYFPSRLVQRFGEALPAHPLAREIAATVMTNRVINQAGSAMCGRLCRQTGAELTRVVGLYLLFDEALGGARIRDAVAGKDNPWPATQQLQWLLRLEKTLEEMCRWALVRNLTIELRTSVVEAFRKDIASYLRILDEIQPEQSLQSRAEAERQLVAGGCEKNLAAKCAALHYLEDFLPVANLALLTGKDLLTMARLLADTKQRLGWYEIVEQLGRVQALERWDRLAWQALHSKFGSLGFDVALAVWRETTGDCQRFLARRGSRMRVLREQQDRLRGSSPLGYHPFVVLVGTLESLLASGDREKSGQPPGTML, encoded by the coding sequence ATGACAACGACGGAATCGGCATCGCAACCTATTGAGGTTCTTCATGGCACGGCGGAGCGGGCTCTCCGGATTCTGGCTCAGCGGCATGCCGGCCGCCGGTTACAGTCCCTGACGCTGTTGGCGCAACGTTTGACGGAGCGCGCGGCGCCGGCCGCTATTGCCGAGTTGGGGGAGCAGGCGCTGGCCGGGCTTCTGGAACAGATGCTCGAGATGCTTAAAAGTTGTGTCCAAGAAGAGGCGGTTGCGCTGCATCCCCTGGCAAAACCCGGCCGTTATTGGTTGGTTGCCTGTGTTGTCGATGTGCCCTATCTCTTCGATGCGGTGGTCGGATTCATCAAGCAGAGGGTCTTGCGGTTCCGGGTGGTGTCACATCCGCTGCTCAATGTGCGCATGGCAGAGGGCAAGGTTCGGCTGGTGCGGGGGGACAGGAAGGTCTCCCGGTTGTCGTTGATGGTTTTCGAGTTGCAGAGTTTCCTGCCGGAAGAGTCTCCCGAGCTGGTGGATGATGTGCGTCGACTCGTCCAGGGCATGACGCGGTTGGCCGAGGACCAGCCGGCACTCAAGCAGCGCCTGGAGAGTTTGCAGGATTTTGCTGCCGCCGACGGTTACGGCGCTTTCTGGCGATGGTTGCAGGCGGGTAATTTCGAACCGGTAGCGTACCGTTGTCTCGATATCCGCCTGCGTGGAGACGGCGAACTGGTGCTTTACCAGCAACATGATGCAACGGTGGGGTTTATTCCCGGAGACTGGGAGGTTTTTCCGGAGACGGGGCAGTGCTTGTGCGAAATGCCGATGCCGTTTCGACAGCGCATGTTACGTCATGAGACCGTCACCGTGGTTCCCGGAGAACAGCCGAGCCCGGTAAGACCCGAGGAGCCACTGTTGTTTCTGGCCCTGCGGGAAAATGTCGATCCGGAATTGTGCCGTGAACATGTTTTTGCCGGCATGCCGACCCCTCAGGGGCGGATGCAGGGCAATATGGGCTTGCCCCCTTTGCGGCGTCGGATTCAACAGGTTTTGCAATCCCTGGGGATTCGTCCTCACTGTCACGACTGGCGCAAAACCATGGAGATTCTCGATGGTTTCCCCACCATCGAGCTTTTTTTGATCCAACGTGTCGAATTAACACGTATCGTGCGGGCCCTGACGCAGCTTTATCGTGACGGCACGGTCAAGGTAGTGGCTGTGCCGGGGCTTGCCGCCGGTTGGTTGACACTGGTCATTATGCTGCCGAGACGTTTTTATTCCGCCGATAATCTGCATCGCATGGAAATCTACATGCAGCGCTATCTGCGGACCGACCAGTTGTCCCTTCGCATGGGGCAGGGGGGTGCGGATACGGTTACCCTGCAGGTACGCTGTCCCCTGGTCACCGGGCATGAACAGTTCGACGGTAGCAGGCTTGAACGCGCTCTGACCCGCATCGGCAGATCCTGGGAGGAAAAATGCGGACTGCTGTTGGAAAAACTACATGGCCCTGTCGAGGGGGCCCGTCTGACGTCCCGCTTCGTTCCGCTTTTTTCCCGCGAATATCGCGCTCTTGTACATCCGCGGTTTGCGGTACGTGACATCAAAGCTCTGGATACGCTGCTTGCTCGAAAACGTGAGCATTTTGCCCTGTGGGGGCCCCTGCCGGGGCCTGGCGGACAGCACCTGCTGCAATACTACGGTATGCGGGCTTTACCTTTGGGCGAAATCATGCCGGTGCTGGAAGATCTCGGTCTCGAGGTGGAGACCAATGTCGATTTCCAGATCGACCGGGATCAGCAGCGTTATTTCATACACAGTATCGCCGTGCGACTGCCGCCTTGCCACGATGGTGCCGCATCCATCCACGACCTGCTGCTCGATGCCCTGCAGGCCCTGCGTGACGGTTACGCCGAAAGCGATATTCTCAACCGGTTGGTGACGATCGGCGGCATGAGCTGGCGGCAGATTCACGTACTGAGGGCTTATCGCGATTACCTGCTGCAGTTGGGACATCCTTTCAGCCGGGGAGACGTCGGTCGGGCCCTGGTGACCCATGTTGCGACAGCGCGCCTGCTGTACAGCTATTTCGAGGCCAGGTTCCGGGGTCCCGGTGAAGTGCAGGCGTTGCGGCAAAAGGAAGCAGGGCAGTTGCCGGCGTTGCGACAGTCCATGGTGTCAGCTCTGTCCGAGGTGAAAGATTTACGTCAGGATACGATTCTGCGGATGCTGTTCAACTTGATCGACGCCACGGTGCGGACCAATTTTTTCCTGTGCGAAGAACGTCCCTGCTATCCCTTATCCTTCAAGATCGCGTCCATGGGGATTATCGACTTGTCGGCGCCGCGCCCGCTTTATGAAATATTCGTCCATTCTCCCCTGATGATGGGGATCCATTTACGTGGCGGCAAGGTGGCCAGGGGCGGCATTCGCTGGTGCGATCGCCATGAAGGGATGCGCGACGAGGTGTTGGGCCTCATGAACACCCAGATGATCAAAAATGCCTTGATCGTTCCGGTGGGTTCCAAGGGCGGGTTCATTGTCAAGCACCTGTCCGAACACCGGGAAAAGGTTCAGAAACAGGTGGCGCAGGCCTATGAGGATTTTATTCGCGGCATGCTCGATGTGACGGATAACCTCAAGGGCGGCGCGGCGCGGCGCCATCCCCAGTTGGTGGCTTACGACGACCACGATTCGTATCTGGTGGTCGCCGCCGACAAGGGGACTGCGCATTTTTCCGACCGGGCCAACCACATCTCCGCCGAGTATGATTTCTGGCTCGGCGATGCTTTCGCCAGTGGCGGCTCGCATGGCTATGACCACAAAAAGCTGGGTATTACAGCCCGCGGCGCCTGGGTCAGCGTTCGCAGACATTTCAGCGAGCTGGATGCGGATAGTACCGACCGGTCCCTGACCGTCATCGGTATCGGCGATATGAGTGGCGATGTTTTCGGCAACGGTTTGCTGCAGTCCGACACCGTGCGCCTGCTGGCAGCCTTCGATCATCGGCATATTTTTCTCGATCCCGATCCCGATCCCGCCCGTGCGTTTCGGGAGAGACAGCGGCTGTTCGCCCTGCCGCGCTCCAGCTGGGCCGACTACGATCCGCAAGCCATGTCGGCCGGCGGGGGCGTCTACCCGAGGAACAGCAAGGATATTCCGCTCTCGGCGCCGGTGCGGCGTTGGCTCGGAACTCGCCAGCGATCGACGGACGGCCCCGGCCTGATACGGATGATTCTGGCTGCGCCGGCCGATCTGTTGTGGAACGGCGGCATCGGAACCTACATCAAGGCCGATGGAGAGACCCATCAGGAGGTGGGGGATCATGCCAACGACGATGTGCGGATCGACGCCCGGGACCTGCGGGTGAAAGTGGTGAGCGAGGGTGGCAACCTGGGCTTTACCCAGCGGGCCCGTGTCGCCTACGGACTGGGCGGTGGCCGCATTAATACGGATGCCGTAGACAATGCCGGTGGCGTGGCCTGTTCGGATCGCGAGGTCAACCTCAAGATTTTCATGCGCCAGCTTCTCGAAAGCGGTCAATTGGCCAGCCGGGACGAACGCGACCGGATGCTGGAAGCCGTATCCGAAGAGGTCTGTCAGGCGGTGCTGGACGATTGCGGCAGGCAAGGACTGTGCCTCAGCCTGGATCAGGCCCGATGCGGGGACCGGCTGGAATCCTTTTTCGCCCAGATGGAAACCCTGGCCAACGCGGGTATCCTCGATCCGGAAGCGCACTATCTGCCGACCCTCAAGCAAACCATGGCGCGCTCCGAACCTGTCCTTGCCCGGCCGGAACTGGCCGTTTTGATGGCCTACAGCAAGATGCAGATGTACCACGCGGTGTTGCAGGGGGATTTGCCCGAGACGGCTTTCGGGCAACGTTGCCTGCGGGAATATTTCCCCTCCCGGCTGGTGCAGAGATTCGGGGAGGCCCTGCCGGCGCATCCTTTGGCGCGGGAGATCGCCGCCACCGTTATGACCAACCGGGTCATCAACCAGGCGGGTAGCGCCATGTGCGGCCGGCTCTGTCGGCAGACCGGGGCGGAGCTTACCAGGGTGGTCGGCCTGTATCTGTTGTTCGATGAAGCCCTTGGGGGGGCGCGAATCCGGGATGCGGTGGCCGGCAAAGATAACCCGTGGCCCGCTACGCAACAGTTGCAATGGCTGCTGCGCCTTGAGAAGACCCTGGAGGAGATGTGCCGATGGGCGCTTGTGCGCAATCTGACGATCGAACTGCGGACTTCCGTGGTGGAAGCCTTCCGCAAAGATATCGCCAGTTATCTTCGGATTCTCGATGAAATTCAACCGGAGCAAAGTCTGCAATCCCGGGCCGAAGCGGAGCGCCAGCTGGTCGCAGGTGGTTGCGAAAAAAATCTGGCGGCAAAATGTGCCGCATTGCATTATCTGGAAGATTTTTTGCCGGTAGCGAATCTGGCGCTATTGACCGGTAAAGACCTTTTGACCATGGCCCGGCTGCTGGCGGATACCAAACAGCGCCTCGGCTGGTACGAAATTGTCGAGCAGCTTGGCAGGGTGCAGGCGCTGGAGCGATGGGACAGGCTGGCCTGGCAGGCGTTGCACAGCAAGTTCGGTTCTCTGGGGTTCGATGTGGCCCTTGCCGTGTGGCGGGAAACCACGGGGGACTGCCAGCGCTTTTTAGCGCGGCGGGGGTCGCGTATGCGGGTGCTGCGCGAACAACAGGACCGCTTGCGTGGCAGTTCGCCTTTGGGGTATCATCCATTTGTGGTTCTGGTGGGGACTCTGGAGTCGTTGCTCGCGAGCGGCGACAGGGAAAAATCTGGACAGCCTCCCGGGACTATGCTATAG
- the panC gene encoding pantoate--beta-alanine ligase, with protein sequence MDIINDIATVQSRCLQARQAGQRIAFVPTMGYLHEGHLSLMREGRKRGDLLVASIFVNPTQFGPKEDLASYPRDLERDAELVREVGVDILFHPTPATMYPNGYKTYVHVEGLTKTLCGESRPGHFRGVTTVVCKLFNIVQPDIALFGRKDFQQLAVLRRMAADLNLPVEVVGLPTVREKDGLAMSSRNVFLSAEERKQALALVDALRQARVAAHHGEHHARRLVGLVRERIGREPDAQIDYIKICDGDTLEGVDRIDANSVLLMAVRIGQTRLIDNNYILEEV encoded by the coding sequence ATGGACATCATCAACGATATTGCCACAGTCCAGAGCCGCTGTCTCCAGGCGCGGCAAGCCGGTCAGCGTATCGCCTTCGTTCCGACCATGGGGTATCTGCATGAGGGGCATCTGTCCCTGATGCGCGAAGGGCGCAAGCGCGGCGATCTGCTGGTCGCCTCCATTTTTGTCAATCCTACCCAGTTCGGTCCCAAGGAGGACCTTGCGTCCTACCCGAGGGATCTGGAGCGCGATGCCGAGCTGGTCCGCGAGGTCGGTGTCGATATCCTGTTCCATCCGACGCCTGCAACCATGTATCCCAACGGTTACAAGACATACGTGCATGTCGAGGGGCTGACCAAGACCCTGTGCGGCGAAAGCCGGCCCGGACATTTTCGCGGCGTGACCACGGTGGTCTGTAAGTTGTTCAATATCGTTCAGCCCGACATAGCCCTGTTCGGGAGGAAAGATTTTCAGCAATTGGCCGTCTTGCGCCGCATGGCCGCGGACCTTAACCTGCCCGTGGAAGTTGTCGGGCTGCCGACGGTACGGGAAAAGGACGGTTTGGCCATGAGTTCGCGCAACGTCTTTTTGTCTGCCGAAGAGCGCAAACAGGCGCTGGCTCTGGTCGACGCTTTGCGGCAAGCCCGGGTTGCGGCGCATCATGGTGAGCACCACGCCCGGCGTCTGGTCGGCCTGGTCCGTGAACGCATCGGCAGAGAGCCGGACGCCCAAATCGATTATATAAAGATCTGTGACGGCGACACGTTGGAAGGTGTCGACCGGATAGATGCCAATTCGGTGCTGTTGATGGCAGTGCGAATCGGCCAAACGCGATTGATCGACAATAACTATATCCTTGAGGAGGTTTGA
- the panB gene encoding 3-methyl-2-oxobutanoate hydroxymethyltransferase yields MQKRKTVLDIQRMKAEGEKIAMLTAYDYPFARLMDLEGIDMVLVGDSVGPVVAGYDHTLPVTMDEMIYHCRAVARGLGQAFLVADMPFLSYQVDLREARLNAGRLVKEGCAQAVKLEGGEPVAEVIRTLVDMDIPVVGHIGLTPQSIHRMGGYKVQGKHDQQARQLMRDARAVQEAGAFAVVLEGIPAGLAGQITEALDIPTIGIGAGVDCDGQVLVIHDILGLCEKYSPRFVKRYADVASIIRQGVKEYIGDVKQGVFPGPEHSFS; encoded by the coding sequence ATGCAAAAGCGTAAAACGGTACTCGATATTCAACGCATGAAAGCCGAGGGCGAAAAAATCGCCATGCTGACGGCTTACGATTATCCCTTTGCACGGTTGATGGACCTGGAAGGCATCGATATGGTGCTGGTCGGCGATTCCGTCGGTCCGGTGGTTGCCGGTTACGACCATACCTTGCCTGTAACCATGGACGAAATGATTTATCATTGCCGCGCCGTGGCGCGGGGGCTGGGCCAGGCGTTTCTGGTGGCCGACATGCCGTTTTTGTCCTACCAGGTCGATTTGCGCGAAGCCCGTCTCAATGCCGGTCGTCTGGTCAAAGAGGGTTGCGCCCAGGCGGTCAAGCTCGAAGGCGGAGAACCTGTTGCCGAAGTCATCCGGACTCTCGTGGATATGGACATTCCGGTGGTCGGTCATATCGGTTTGACTCCCCAGTCCATCCATCGTATGGGCGGCTACAAGGTGCAGGGCAAGCATGATCAGCAGGCCCGCCAGTTGATGCGCGATGCCCGGGCGGTGCAGGAGGCCGGCGCTTTTGCCGTCGTCCTCGAAGGTATTCCGGCGGGGCTGGCCGGTCAGATTACGGAGGCCCTCGACATTCCCACCATCGGCATCGGTGCCGGCGTCGATTGTGACGGCCAGGTGCTGGTGATTCACGATATTCTCGGTCTGTGCGAAAAATATTCTCCTCGCTTCGTTAAACGATATGCCGATGTGGCGTCCATCATACGCCAGGGGGTCAAGGAATATATCGGCGACGTGAAACAAGGTGTTTTCCCCGGACCCGAGCACAGTTTTTCCTGA
- a CDS encoding radical SAM/SPASM domain-containing protein, producing the protein MNDHGLVCTQPFTWCEVHADGSVFACCPSWLERPLGNLLQNAFGDIWNGAVALAIRRSVIDGSFARCNRLRCPRLAAGSSPVMPLTAVTPALRHMMQRQMVQLPFGPRAINLCYDHRCNLACASCRRDFMQAGKRTERRLRQIEDRIRIAIGPGLEEMTVSGFGDPFGSPSYRSLLQTMTRGDFPRLHTLRLHTNGLLWDARMWDSMPHARELLKSAEISVDAARASTYALNRRGGDFSRLLNNLAFIRSLNVPLTLSFVVQQNNYTEMAAFVDLAREYGAAVYFSRLVNWGTFSEQEYRLRCVHDTRHPEHGALIGILETLADQAGVDIGNLRPLLPGQEGAG; encoded by the coding sequence ATGAACGATCATGGTTTGGTTTGCACGCAACCTTTTACCTGGTGCGAAGTCCATGCGGACGGGTCGGTCTTTGCCTGTTGTCCAAGTTGGCTGGAGCGGCCGTTGGGTAACCTGCTGCAGAATGCTTTTGGTGATATCTGGAACGGTGCCGTGGCCCTGGCCATACGTCGTTCCGTGATCGATGGATCCTTTGCCCGGTGCAATCGTTTGCGTTGTCCCAGACTGGCCGCTGGTTCGTCTCCGGTTATGCCGCTGACGGCGGTTACGCCGGCGTTGCGGCATATGATGCAACGCCAAATGGTGCAGCTGCCTTTTGGACCGCGTGCCATAAATCTTTGTTACGACCATCGCTGCAATCTGGCCTGTGCCAGTTGTCGCAGAGATTTCATGCAGGCAGGCAAGCGCACCGAAAGGCGGCTGCGGCAGATCGAGGATCGCATTCGAATCGCCATCGGCCCCGGTCTGGAGGAGATGACCGTCAGCGGTTTCGGCGACCCTTTCGGCAGTCCTTCCTACCGGTCTTTGTTGCAGACTATGACCCGCGGCGATTTTCCGCGCCTGCATACCCTTCGTCTGCATACCAACGGTTTGCTCTGGGATGCGCGCATGTGGGATTCCATGCCCCATGCCCGGGAATTGCTGAAATCCGCCGAAATCTCGGTGGATGCGGCCCGTGCATCGACCTATGCTCTTAATCGGCGGGGCGGCGATTTTTCGCGGCTGTTGAATAATCTGGCCTTTATCCGGTCTCTGAACGTGCCGCTTACCCTGAGTTTTGTGGTGCAGCAGAACAATTACACGGAAATGGCCGCGTTCGTCGATCTGGCACGGGAGTACGGTGCCGCGGTTTATTTCAGCCGACTGGTCAATTGGGGGACTTTTTCGGAACAGGAGTATCGCCTTCGATGCGTCCACGATACCCGGCATCCCGAACATGGCGCATTGATCGGTATTTTGGAGACGCTGGCCGATCAGGCGGGGGTCGACATCGGCAATTTGCGCCCGTTGCTGCCCGGACAGGAAGGTGCCGGCTGA
- a CDS encoding (2Fe-2S) ferredoxin domain-containing protein, which translates to MKKQIVICMGSSCFSRGNDRNLEIIEEFIARHQLDAEVDLRGSRCEGRCDQGPVFKIDDKIFSHANQSDIVEILKENLFAND; encoded by the coding sequence ATGAAAAAACAAATCGTCATCTGCATGGGCAGTTCCTGTTTCAGCCGTGGCAATGACCGCAACCTTGAAATCATCGAGGAGTTCATCGCCCGTCACCAATTGGACGCTGAGGTCGATCTGCGCGGCAGTCGTTGCGAGGGTCGCTGCGACCAGGGCCCGGTCTTCAAGATCGATGACAAGATTTTTTCCCATGCAAATCAGAGCGACATTGTTGAGATCCTGAAAGAGAACCTTTTCGCAAACGATTGA
- a CDS encoding [Fe-Fe] hydrogenase large subunit C-terminal domain-containing protein, whose amino-acid sequence MNPHQPAQPPIYTRETECQDCSKCVRYCPVKAIKVADGQARIVPEKCVACGTCVRVCPANAKRVRDDLDPTKRMLLSSDRVYVSLAPSYVSEFPDIPSTQIIAALRKLGFAGVSETALGAQDVSALVAADLAKGENRLYLSSACPAAVTYIQKYLPDLTDSITTVLSPLLSHCTKLREHFGNDIRIVFIGPCGAKKNEADRHPELLDAVITFADLRQWLEDERIHPGALPTTPEDRFVPETSQEGALYPVEGGMIETIRLQGGCDNVRCITVAGINGIRHVLSGFKPKSLPQPLFMELLACRGGCINGPCAELREGNLDQWQEVIARADVPAAPVHRVPRNDIIETIIDEPLPTRKYNDEQLRQALRLIDKEKIEDELNCGGCGYETCRDFAEAILSGHAEASMCLSYLRRQAQRKANALLHCIPSAIVLVDKDLRVVDCNRQFAELFSDDLAEAYDMCPGLKGAVLEHILPFTKLFKQVFDSGATLQHDALHVDDRIYQVTIFPIEPSQITGGVISDITAHEMPREMIAKRAREVIHKNLKTVQEIACRLGENMADTEILLRSLAEGFSPSQPVDDDSNDKD is encoded by the coding sequence ATGAATCCGCACCAGCCTGCTCAACCCCCCATCTATACCCGGGAAACTGAATGCCAGGACTGCTCCAAATGCGTGCGCTACTGTCCCGTCAAGGCGATCAAGGTCGCTGACGGGCAAGCCCGCATCGTGCCTGAAAAATGCGTGGCCTGCGGCACCTGCGTAAGGGTATGTCCCGCCAACGCCAAGCGCGTTCGGGACGACCTCGATCCGACCAAACGGATGTTGCTTTCCAGCGATCGAGTTTATGTGTCTCTCGCCCCATCCTACGTCAGCGAGTTCCCGGACATCCCCTCGACCCAGATCATTGCGGCCCTGCGCAAACTTGGGTTTGCCGGCGTCAGTGAAACCGCCCTGGGTGCCCAGGATGTATCGGCCCTGGTGGCCGCCGATCTGGCCAAAGGGGAAAACCGCCTGTACCTGTCATCGGCCTGCCCGGCCGCCGTAACCTACATCCAGAAATACCTGCCCGATCTGACCGACTCCATCACTACGGTATTGTCGCCGCTGCTGTCCCATTGCACCAAGCTGCGAGAACATTTCGGCAACGATATTCGTATTGTCTTTATCGGGCCGTGCGGCGCCAAAAAGAATGAAGCCGACCGTCATCCTGAACTGCTTGACGCCGTCATCACCTTTGCGGACCTGCGCCAATGGCTGGAGGATGAACGCATCCACCCGGGGGCTCTGCCCACAACCCCGGAGGACCGCTTCGTGCCGGAAACTTCCCAGGAAGGTGCCCTGTATCCGGTGGAAGGCGGCATGATCGAGACCATACGCCTGCAGGGCGGCTGCGATAACGTGCGCTGCATCACTGTGGCCGGCATCAACGGCATCCGCCACGTCTTATCCGGGTTCAAACCCAAATCGCTGCCCCAACCGCTGTTCATGGAACTGCTCGCCTGCCGGGGCGGCTGCATCAACGGTCCCTGCGCCGAGTTGCGCGAAGGAAACCTGGATCAATGGCAGGAGGTGATCGCCCGGGCAGATGTGCCTGCGGCTCCGGTGCACCGCGTTCCGCGCAACGATATCATCGAGACCATTATCGACGAGCCGTTACCGACCCGTAAATATAACGATGAACAATTGCGGCAGGCCCTGCGCCTCATCGACAAGGAAAAGATCGAGGACGAACTGAACTGCGGCGGCTGCGGCTATGAAACCTGCCGGGACTTTGCCGAAGCGATTCTCTCCGGCCACGCCGAAGCGTCCATGTGCCTGTCCTATTTACGACGCCAGGCGCAGCGCAAAGCCAACGCGTTGCTGCACTGCATTCCCTCGGCCATCGTGCTGGTAGACAAGGATTTGCGTGTCGTGGACTGCAACCGCCAGTTTGCCGAGTTGTTCAGCGACGACCTTGCGGAAGCCTACGACATGTGCCCGGGTCTCAAGGGCGCCGTGCTGGAACACATTCTGCCCTTTACCAAACTTTTCAAACAAGTCTTCGACAGCGGAGCCACTCTGCAGCACGATGCCCTGCACGTCGATGACCGCATCTATCAGGTCACCATATTCCCCATCGAACCGAGCCAGATCACCGGTGGCGTCATCAGCGATATCACGGCCCATGAGATGCCGCGCGAGATGATCGCCAAACGCGCTCGCGAGGTTATTCACAAAAACCTCAAGACGGTTCAGGAAATCGCTTGCCGGCTTGGCGAGAATATGGCCGACACGGAAATTCTGCTGCGCTCCCTGGCGGAAGGTTTCTCCCCGAGTCAGCCGGTAGATGACGACAGCAACGACAAGGACTAG
- a CDS encoding SpoIIE family protein phosphatase — protein sequence MNHSLFVEIDSFQYNCVGEDICGDCFQMQKTPGFNRIIAILSDGLGHGVKAGILSNMTASMALKFMASNQALIPSAEIMMDALPVCQTRKISYATFSIVDYMPGEGVRVIEMDNPPVILIRNGALLDPPYKEVWSPRHENRKMRIYEIDVQPQDRLIIMSDGISQAGLGSDIYKLGWRRQGCADYALDMIRTQPSISARKLAREIVVKARELEENGKPGDDMTAAVFYFRIPRRTILLTGPPFSKDHDREYAWILNAFRGNKVICGGTSAEIVARELDREIHTDLSTVAEGIPPIATMEGVDLITEGILTLTHTAQLLESGEAPQEKNGAALLTNLLRDSDSIQFVIGTKINEAHQDPRHPEDLEIRRNITKRLATVLEKKYLKEVSIRYI from the coding sequence ATGAACCATTCGCTGTTTGTTGAAATCGATTCGTTCCAATACAACTGTGTCGGGGAGGACATTTGCGGCGACTGCTTCCAGATGCAGAAGACCCCCGGCTTCAACCGCATCATTGCCATCCTGTCCGACGGCCTCGGACACGGCGTCAAAGCCGGTATCCTGTCCAACATGACGGCTTCCATGGCCCTTAAATTCATGGCCAGCAACCAGGCGCTCATCCCCTCGGCCGAGATCATGATGGACGCCCTGCCGGTGTGCCAAACCCGCAAAATAAGTTATGCGACTTTTTCCATCGTCGATTACATGCCCGGCGAGGGGGTTCGCGTCATCGAAATGGACAACCCCCCGGTCATCCTGATCCGCAACGGCGCCCTGCTCGATCCCCCCTATAAGGAAGTCTGGTCGCCGCGACATGAAAACCGCAAAATGCGCATCTATGAAATCGACGTGCAACCCCAGGATCGCCTCATTATCATGTCCGACGGAATCAGCCAGGCCGGACTCGGTTCCGACATCTACAAACTCGGGTGGCGCCGCCAGGGTTGTGCCGACTATGCGCTGGATATGATCCGAACGCAACCGTCGATCTCGGCCCGTAAACTGGCGCGGGAAATTGTCGTCAAGGCCCGGGAACTGGAAGAAAACGGCAAACCCGGCGACGACATGACGGCGGCCGTGTTTTATTTTCGCATTCCCCGTCGCACCATCCTGCTCACCGGCCCTCCTTTTTCCAAGGATCACGACCGGGAATATGCCTGGATTCTGAACGCCTTTCGCGGCAACAAGGTCATCTGCGGCGGCACCTCGGCGGAAATCGTGGCACGGGAACTGGACCGGGAAATCCATACCGATCTGTCCACCGTCGCCGAAGGGATTCCACCCATCGCCACCATGGAGGGGGTCGATCTCATTACCGAAGGCATCCTGACCCTTACCCATACGGCCCAGTTGCTGGAGAGCGGCGAGGCCCCTCAGGAAAAAAACGGCGCCGCGCTATTGACCAACCTGCTGCGGGACAGCGACAGTATCCAGTTCGTGATCGGCACCAAAATCAACGAAGCACATCAGGATCCGCGTCACCCCGAAGACCTGGAAATACGCCGTAATATCACCAAACGCCTGGCCACGGTACTGGAAAAGAAATACCTCAAAGAGGTGTCCATTCGTTATATCTGA